The following is a genomic window from Pseudanabaena galeata CCNP1313.
AATGCTAACCTAATACCAGTTTTGCAAATTAAGATCTAGGCAAATCTAGTTATGACTATGCTTTACAAAATCCCATTATTATTAACTCCACATCCTGAAGGGGGTTTTACGGTGACTTTTTGCCAGAGTTAGTTACTGAGGGTGAATCTATTGATGAGATTTTAGTCAATGTGCGCGATGCGTTTGAGGCTATTCGTGAACTTTATGATGATCTAGAGAAAAAACTACCTCATTTGAAATTGATAACTTGGGTAGCAGCTTAAAGCGGGACACTTTGATCTGGGTTTTACCTAGTGAAAATGTCTGTAAGACTCACTCTGTCGGACAAAAGCTAAAACCCTTTCAGGGCAAGCTGTCCCGCCTTAAGTTGATACCCGATAGTTTTACCGGCGACGATTAAGTATTTAGGGATTGAGAGGTCTGATTTTGAAGATGTGTAGCGATATAGACTCAATCATCAATATCTGATTGCTAAAAATTGCGAAATAGACTTAGCATAGGAAAGTACTAGATTTATCTATGGATATAATTTTTCATCGCTATGTCAAAATTCGACTTCTTAAGAATTAGCTGGGCAAGTATTTATGAATCTGCTAGTAAAGCGGAAATGTATATTGAGTCAGATCCAGAAGCTTCTTGTATTAATGCTAGAAAAGCATTAGAAGGAATGGTTAAATGGATATACAAAAATGAAGATAATCTAAGACTTGGATCGTTAGTCACCTTTAAAAATGAAGATAATTTAAAGCTTGGATTGTTAATTGCCTGTAAAGATTTTCAAAACTTTATTGGTCAGGAAAATGTAGGGAAAGCTGAAATTATTAAGGATAGGGGCAATAAAGCAAGCCATCACTCTAGCTCATTCAATTGGAAAAAAATTAATTCATCGGATGCCAGATATGTTGTAGGACTCTTGTACTCATTAGCTTTCTGGTTCGTAAAGCAGTATAGTTATTATCAAATCCTCGATCATGGCAATTCTTTCGAGAATAATATCTATTTAAACAATGAAATTGCAGAAGATAACCAGATCACAGTAAATACCTCAAGCTTCTCAAAGCGACTTGATAGCCTCCGAATCGAAAGACCATTTCCACAAAAGATGTCTCATTCAAATGAATTAGCAACTAAACCGCTACGAGCATCTGTACCCCCTTCAATTCTGCTTCCTAATACTGTTGGAATATCAAATTTATCAGAACAAGCACAGCCACCTGTAAGTGCTTTATACTATGGATTCAGAGGAGATTCAAAGGCTAAATCAGGTGATTATGAAGGAGCTATTGCAGCGTATACTGAAGCCATTCAAATTGTTGATAGCAATGAATTTGAAAATTATTATTACTATGGTGGTCGAGGAGATGCAAAGGCTAAATTAGGTGATTATGAAGGAGCGATATTAGACTATACTGATGCTATTTGTGTTAGACCTAAAGATGACAGATATTATGGAAGTCGAGGGGATGCAAAAGCTAAATTAAGAGATTATAAAGGAGCAATAGCAGATTACACTGAAGCAATTCGCCTTGATTCTAAGTTTAAGTTGGACAAATATTACGATAGTCGAGGAGATGCAAAAACTGAATTAGGTGACTACGAAGGAGCGATTACAGATTATACCGAAGCCATTAGGATTGCTCCTGAGTGGAGTTGGTACTATTGGTCTAGAGGGAACGCGAAATTCAAGTTAGGAGATCATGGAGGAGCGATCACAGATTATACAGAAGCTATCCGTGTTGATCCTAAATTTGATAAAGGTTATTACTCTAGAGGACAAGTAAAAGCTAAATTAGCAGATTACGAAGGAGCAATTGCAGATTACTCAGAAGCTATCCGTATTGATCCTGAATTTAATGGAAGTTATTACTGTAGAGGCAATATAAAATTTGAATTAGGAAATTACAAGGAAGCTATTACAGATTACATTGAGGCTATTTGTATTGAACCTAAATTTGCTTGGAGCTATTACTGTAGAGGGAACGCAAAATCTAAATTAGGAAATTACAAGGAAGCTATTACAGATTACATTGAGGCTATTCGTATTGAACCTAAATTTGATGATTTTTATAGCAGTCGAGGAGATGCAAAAGCTGAATTAGGAAATTATGAGGAAGCAATAGCAGACTATGATCAAGCTATTTCCATAAAGATTGAGAACGATTGGTACTACTACAAACGGGGTGTAATCAAATCTGAGTTAGGGCAGTATGAAGAGGCAATCATAGATTACACTGAGGCTGTTCGCATTGATCCTCACTATAGCGAATATTATGGTAGGCGGGCAGATGCAATGGCTAAACTAAAAAATTATGAAGCTGCACTAATTGATTACGATAGGGCGATTAATGAAGGAGCTTTTTTTGAGACTGGATCTGTCAGATACTATCTTTGTCGTGCATCTGTAAAAGCTGCAATGGGAGATTATCAAGAAGCTATATTAGATTGCTGTAATGCGATTCAGTGGAAGCCAAATTATGCTCTCGCTTACAATGAGCGTGGGAGATTAAAATTAAGCTTGGGTGACATGGATGGGGCAATTAGTGATATTGAGCAAGCCATCATCATAGCTCCAAACAATGGTAATTACTATAAATCTTTGGGTGATGTTAAAAAAACTTTAGAAGACAATGAGGCTGCTATTTTCAACTATAGCAAAGCGATAGAAGTCAAGCTAGATTGTTATGAAGCCTACTTTAATCGTGGATTGATTAAAAAATCGCAAGGAGATAGATTGGGAGCGCTATCTGATTATAGCAAAGCGATAGAAATCAAACCAGACTTTGCTGAAGCTTATTACTATCGCGGGTTAACCCAAAAATCTTTAGGAGATAAAGAAATGGAGCTATCCGACTACAGTAGAGCTATTGAATTGAAAAGTAATTATGCTGATGCCTATTATAGTCGGGCGTTCTCTTTAAAAAATACAGATGCCAAGAAAGCCTTGTACGACTTTCAACAAGCATCTCAATTGTATAAAAATCAGGGAAATACTAAAGCTTATCGGGATTCGGTAAATCAGATTAAAAAATTAAATAGATAAATGAGCGTTCATGTGAGATAATTAAGATATAAATTGCTTTTTTAGTGTTTATATTGCCAGAATGCTATACGATATTTTCTTGGGATTTTTGCTATTGTCTGTCTTTCTCAATTTCATTAACGGAAAGATTCCATCCTTATTTAGAGATTTATCAGGGCAAACTAAATTAGCTTTATACAGTTCGATTATTATTTGTATGCCATCTCTTTTCAGTATTACTTTTAGTGGATCGGGTAACAGATCAACAACATTAGTTACTTCTATATTTACAGCAGCAATTACTCTTATGGTTCGCGAGCTATTTGTATGGTGGAAAGAGCGGACGGATATACGAGAGGAGCTTTTTAACGAGTTGTACGGAAACTATCGCGCTCTCGAATCCTTGGTTAATTTTTATCTGTCATTTCAAAGTCAACATTCAGTAGTCATTACTTATTCGTCGAATGATATCAAGCAAAGATGGACAGATCAAGTTTTTAAAAGCCACTTTGGAAAACTACAATCAAAGAATGTATATAACCAAGAAATAATTGACGAGATTAGAGGTATTTACGAAGATATGAATATGGCTATTGCTGGAATTGATAGCAACGATCCTCAATGGAATATGGATTTTGTGGTTAGAACTTTTCTAAATGCGAAAAGTCTGGGAACTCTGCCTCTCATTAAAAATTTGCTGATCCATTTAGATGAGAGTAAAGCGTATCAATTTCTTCAAACTGAAAATATCTAATCATCAATCTATTTCTAATTTTCTTGCAAAGAGAACCTTTGAAAATTCTCCTCAAATTTAAATCAAAACTTCCATTCTAAAACTCGAATGTTCCGCGACTTTCTGGCAACAATACGCAAAACTGCGGTTAAGGAGCAGGAGGTGGCGATTAGTCAGGCGATCGCAAATATCATCAAAAACAAACAGCATCAGGAATCCCAAGGTTATTGGCGGGCGATTAGCTTGCCCTTCATGTTTCTGTGCGGGGATGCTGATGATTGGCTTAGCATCGGGTCTGGTTTCGGGCTTGGCGATCGCTAAAGTAGTGTCTCCTCAAGCTAGTCTAAATCCCCAGACTACAAAGGATTTGGACTGGTTAGCTAGTGATGATGGCAAACTAGCAAAGAATCTCGTGGACTGGAATCGCGACATTTTGAAGACCTGTCTGCAAGACCAGCAAAACCTTAAGGATGCTTTGATTATTCTCAATGGTAAGTACGTTACTAGAGGGTTGTGCGCTCTTTGGGTATTGCCTGAAAACCAGAGGGGCTATGAAGATCGGCGTTGATTTTATTACCCCGATCATTAATCGAAAAACACTATAGCCAATGAATTGGTTGTAGTGTTTTTTTTAATCAACTAAAAGTCCTCTCTAAAAATAAGTTTATTCTCAATAATGTAAGGTTGAAGCCCTTGATTTATCGTTGCTACTGTCAATAATATAGAGATACCCTAAATGTTAGTGCCCTCTCTGGGTATGGTGCTGAAATCCAGAGGGTATATGAAGATCAGCGTTAATTTTGTTACGCCCATCATTAATCAAAAAAAACACTATAGCCAATAAATTGATTAATTTATTCTTGAAAACCAGTAACATTTATCTTAAAAATTAGTCATAGCGTAGGTTACTTAACCTTTGTATTTGAAATTAGCAGATCTAATGCATGTCCTGTTGCTTGCATATTTTCGGCTGGGATGATGGCTTGCTGCTTATTTTTTTTGGGTTTCGGCTGCCTTGGTTTCATCTGGTTGCGATCGCTGTTCTCAATCCTGCCTCGCTTCCTGATTTCATATCCATGTCTA
Proteins encoded in this region:
- a CDS encoding tetratricopeptide repeat protein translates to MSKFDFLRISWASIYESASKAEMYIESDPEASCINARKALEGMVKWIYKNEDNLRLGSLVTFKNEDNLKLGLLIACKDFQNFIGQENVGKAEIIKDRGNKASHHSSSFNWKKINSSDARYVVGLLYSLAFWFVKQYSYYQILDHGNSFENNIYLNNEIAEDNQITVNTSSFSKRLDSLRIERPFPQKMSHSNELATKPLRASVPPSILLPNTVGISNLSEQAQPPVSALYYGFRGDSKAKSGDYEGAIAAYTEAIQIVDSNEFENYYYYGGRGDAKAKLGDYEGAILDYTDAICVRPKDDRYYGSRGDAKAKLRDYKGAIADYTEAIRLDSKFKLDKYYDSRGDAKTELGDYEGAITDYTEAIRIAPEWSWYYWSRGNAKFKLGDHGGAITDYTEAIRVDPKFDKGYYSRGQVKAKLADYEGAIADYSEAIRIDPEFNGSYYCRGNIKFELGNYKEAITDYIEAICIEPKFAWSYYCRGNAKSKLGNYKEAITDYIEAIRIEPKFDDFYSSRGDAKAELGNYEEAIADYDQAISIKIENDWYYYKRGVIKSELGQYEEAIIDYTEAVRIDPHYSEYYGRRADAMAKLKNYEAALIDYDRAINEGAFFETGSVRYYLCRASVKAAMGDYQEAILDCCNAIQWKPNYALAYNERGRLKLSLGDMDGAISDIEQAIIIAPNNGNYYKSLGDVKKTLEDNEAAIFNYSKAIEVKLDCYEAYFNRGLIKKSQGDRLGALSDYSKAIEIKPDFAEAYYYRGLTQKSLGDKEMELSDYSRAIELKSNYADAYYSRAFSLKNTDAKKALYDFQQASQLYKNQGNTKAYRDSVNQIKKLNR
- a CDS encoding DUF6753 family protein produces the protein MIGLASGLVSGLAIAKVVSPQASLNPQTTKDLDWLASDDGKLAKNLVDWNRDILKTCLQDQQNLKDALIILNGKYVTRGLCALWVLPENQRGYEDRR
- a CDS encoding M14 family metallopeptidase; translated protein: MVRELFVWWKERTDIREELFNELYGNYRALESLVNFYLSFQSQHSVVITYSSNDIKQRWTDQVFKSHFGKLQSKNVYNQEIIDEIRGIYEDMNMAIAGIDSNDPQWNMDFVVRTFLNAKSLGTLPLIKNLLIHLDESKAYQFLQTENI